Proteins encoded by one window of Vanacampus margaritifer isolate UIUO_Vmar chromosome 17, RoL_Vmar_1.0, whole genome shotgun sequence:
- the hoxa1a gene encoding homeobox protein Hox-A1a has product MSTFLDYSVVGSEGGSCSVRAFHPDHGITTFQSCAVTVNNCGADDRFMANRASPDDTHHHPHQHQQPGSYQPPAGNLGLAYGSGYGSQSFCASYNHYALNQEVDATAGFPQCGPLVYSGNLSTSVVAQHRQGYSAAPLGQLQYAHPAYGGGHEQVTPFPGCSNPLSPLHAAHLDGCCSPLSEGASNAQTFDWMKVKRNPPKTGRSGDYGYGSQPNTVRTNFTTKQLTELEKEFHFNKYLTRARRVEIAATLQLNETQVKIWFQNRRMKQKKREKEGLLPVKVVPSDPGERLQEKMDDVASEKSVSAPSTPSPPSSAGSSTGADPYCSN; this is encoded by the exons ATGAGCACTTTCTTAGATTATTCGGTAGTGGGCAGCGAGGGTGGGTCGTGTTCCGTGAGAGCTTTCCACCCGGATCACGGGATTACAACTTTCCAGTCGTGCGCCGTGACGGTGAACAACTGCGGCGCGGATGACCGTTTCATGGCGAACAGGGCTTCCCCGGACGacacccaccaccacccccaccaGCACCAGCAGCCGGGCTCCTACCAGCCCCCCGCGGGGAACCTGGGGCTCGCTTACGGCTCCGGCTACGGCTCGCAAAGTTTCTGCGCGTCCTACAACCATTACGCGCTCAACCAGGAAGTAGACGCCACCGCGGGTTTCCCACAGTGCGGCCCGCTGGTGTACTCGGGTAACCTTTCCACGTCAGTGGTGGCGCAGCATCGCCAGGGTTACAGTGCGGCCCCTTTGGGTCAGTTGCAGTATGCCCACCCGGCCTACGGAGGCGGGCACGAGCAAGTCACCCCATTTCCAGGGTGCTCGAACCCTCTGTCCCCTCTGCATGCGGCACACCTGGACGGATGCTGCTCCCCTCTGTCGGAGGGAGCCTCCAATGCACAGACCTTCGATTGGATGAAAGTCAAGAGGAATCCCCCCAAAACAG GGAGGTCAGGTGACTACGGCTACGGAAGTCAGCCCAACACTGTGCGGACCAACTTCACCACCAAGCAGCTAACCGAGCTAGAGAAGGAGTTCCACTTCAATAAGTATCTGACCCGAGCGCGGCGCGTGGAGATCGCAGCCACGCTGCAGCTGAATGAGACTCAGGTGAAAATCTGGTTCCAGAACCGTAGGATGAAGCAGAAGAAGCGCGAAAAAGAAGGGCTGCTCCCGGTCAAGGTCGTGCCCTCTGACCCCGGCGAGCGCCTTCAAGAGAAAATGGACGACGTGGCGTCAGAGAAGTCGGTTTCGGCTCCTtccaccccctcccctccttcTTCCGCGGGGTCCTCCACCGGGGCTGACCCTTACTGCTCCAATTAA